A genomic region of Fodinisporobacter ferrooxydans contains the following coding sequences:
- the pduL gene encoding phosphate propanoyltransferase, whose translation MNDALFLIPVGVSARHVHLSAIHVELLFGKGYQLQVYKHLSQPGQYAAKETVMLTGPKGTIDKARILGPNRPATQVEVSLTDAYCLGVSPPIRESGNLGGSSPITIIGPKGSIYLQEGLIIASRHIHMSEEDAVQFQVHEGDFVNVISRFERPIIFNEVKIRVSSQYCLEFHIDTDEANAARLKSGDQVLLLKNGSI comes from the coding sequence GTGAATGATGCATTGTTCCTTATTCCCGTAGGTGTTTCAGCAAGGCATGTTCACTTATCAGCGATTCATGTCGAATTATTATTTGGCAAAGGTTATCAATTGCAAGTTTACAAACATTTATCGCAACCTGGCCAGTATGCCGCTAAAGAAACAGTTATGCTGACCGGGCCAAAAGGGACGATTGATAAAGCAAGAATACTTGGGCCTAACCGTCCGGCGACTCAAGTTGAAGTATCTTTGACAGATGCATATTGTCTCGGAGTTTCTCCACCAATTCGAGAATCAGGAAATCTTGGTGGTAGTAGCCCGATAACAATTATCGGGCCAAAAGGATCCATTTATTTACAAGAAGGTTTAATTATCGCAAGTCGACATATCCACATGTCAGAAGAAGATGCAGTACAATTTCAAGTTCATGAAGGAGATTTTGTAAATGTGATCTCAAGATTCGAACGGCCCATTATCTTTAATGAAGTAAAAATCAGAGTAAGCTCCCAATATTGTCTGGAGTTTCATATCGATACCGACGAGGCTAACGCAGCTAGATTGAAATCGGGCGATCAAGTTCTCCTGTTAAAAAATGGATCGATATAA
- the xsc gene encoding sulfoacetaldehyde acetyltransferase, translating to MLKVETENLRGTKTKMTTSEAIVETLVAEGVTHISGILGSAFMDLLDLLPDAGIRFIGVRHEQSSAHLADAFSRVSGKAAVVIGQNGPGITNMATSVAAANQAHTPMVVISPSAGTPTVGWDGFQECDQVSVFKAITKETVRVTHPSRVADCLRTAFRIAYAERGPVLYDIPRDYFFGEIEEQILKPHQYRVDCRGAGSPESIERAAKLLANAKYPVIISGRGTVDSDGHEEVKAIAEYLTAPVSVSYMHNDAFPANHPLAVGPIGYMGSKAAMNTLKKADVVLAIGTRLSVFGTLPCYGIDYFPTNAQIIQIDINPRNIARTHPIEVGIIGDARLSSAEIFNRLGEIDSNRKTNHQRLLEIATEKERWDEEQVSLAMIDGNPINPRRALLEVTKVLPEDTIVTTDIGNVSSTANGYLKFNQGRKHIAALTFGNTGFAFPSALGAKLARPDCPVVAIVGDGAWGMSLHEVSTAVDENLPVVACVFNNGAWCAEKKNQVDYYNNHFVGADIKNPDFAEIARVMGAVGVRVEKAEDIGPAVEAAIKSNKPTVIDIQIDGTQLAPPFRKDALKMPTRLLPKYSHLDHRNWNSTFTRI from the coding sequence ATGTTAAAAGTTGAAACTGAAAATTTGAGAGGCACAAAAACAAAAATGACAACCAGTGAAGCCATCGTTGAGACATTGGTGGCAGAAGGAGTCACTCATATCAGTGGGATTTTAGGTTCGGCATTTATGGATCTCCTTGATTTACTGCCGGATGCGGGGATTCGGTTTATTGGTGTTCGTCATGAGCAGAGTTCAGCCCATTTGGCTGACGCATTTTCCCGTGTTTCGGGCAAAGCTGCGGTTGTTATCGGGCAAAACGGTCCAGGAATTACGAATATGGCGACTTCAGTTGCTGCGGCAAATCAGGCACACACTCCTATGGTCGTGATCTCTCCTTCTGCAGGAACTCCAACCGTTGGCTGGGATGGTTTCCAAGAATGTGATCAGGTATCCGTTTTCAAAGCGATAACCAAAGAAACGGTTCGTGTTACACATCCAAGCCGTGTTGCAGACTGTTTGAGAACCGCGTTTCGTATAGCGTATGCCGAGAGAGGGCCGGTTTTATATGATATACCGCGAGATTATTTTTTCGGTGAGATAGAAGAACAAATCCTTAAGCCACATCAATATCGTGTCGATTGTCGCGGTGCCGGCTCACCCGAATCAATAGAAAGAGCTGCGAAATTGCTCGCAAATGCAAAGTATCCAGTGATTATTTCTGGCAGAGGGACTGTTGACTCTGATGGTCACGAGGAAGTGAAAGCGATTGCAGAATACTTGACTGCGCCAGTATCCGTTTCTTATATGCACAACGACGCTTTTCCGGCAAATCACCCTCTTGCAGTTGGGCCAATTGGCTACATGGGATCAAAAGCGGCCATGAATACACTGAAAAAAGCAGATGTCGTTTTAGCTATCGGAACCAGATTATCAGTATTTGGTACTCTTCCTTGCTATGGTATTGATTATTTTCCTACTAACGCCCAAATTATTCAGATCGATATTAATCCGAGAAATATTGCGCGGACACATCCCATTGAAGTAGGCATTATCGGAGATGCGCGTTTATCAAGTGCTGAGATTTTTAATAGATTGGGAGAAATAGATTCGAATCGAAAGACAAATCATCAGCGTTTGTTGGAAATTGCGACAGAAAAGGAAAGATGGGACGAAGAACAAGTCTCCCTTGCAATGATTGATGGGAATCCGATCAATCCTCGTAGAGCATTATTAGAAGTAACAAAAGTTTTACCTGAGGATACGATCGTCACGACAGATATTGGAAATGTATCATCCACAGCGAACGGTTATCTCAAATTTAATCAAGGCCGCAAACATATCGCTGCATTGACATTTGGCAATACTGGTTTCGCTTTTCCATCAGCTCTTGGCGCAAAACTTGCCCGACCTGATTGCCCGGTTGTGGCGATTGTAGGAGATGGTGCGTGGGGTATGAGTTTGCATGAAGTGAGTACTGCCGTAGATGAGAACCTTCCAGTTGTTGCCTGCGTTTTTAACAATGGAGCATGGTGTGCTGAAAAGAAAAATCAGGTTGATTATTATAATAATCATTTTGTTGGAGCTGATATCAAGAATCCAGATTTTGCAGAGATCGCCAGAGTAATGGGTGCCGTTGGTGTCAGAGTGGAAAAGGCTGAAGATATTGGCCCGGCTGTTGAGGCTGCAATCAAATCCAATAAACCAACAGTAATAGATATCCAGATTGATGGAACGCAACTGGCTCCTCCATTCAGAAAAGATGCTCTAAAAATGCCAACTCGCCTATTGCCAAAATATTCTCATCTGGATCATAGAAATTGGAATTCAACGTTTACCCGTATCTAG
- a CDS encoding GntR family transcriptional regulator, with translation MELDSNNPIPLHVQLKNILENQIRQGYYTDKIPSERELMEMYSVSRNTVREAISNLVNEGILEKIHGKGTFISLRQVQEWLKMTSFTETIKTKGIKLLDQGIISTPDNISNAHGFDDRCFYVKRLRLEGNIPIAIETHYYPLELGQKLSQYDLNKVILYDALEQDLKVVFWEAEQIITCEHPSEEEAEQLDIPQSMCLLVNERMISDPEGNLVEYYKGLFRSDMYSFAMKMSR, from the coding sequence ATGGAATTAGATAGCAACAACCCAATCCCATTACACGTTCAATTGAAGAATATATTGGAAAATCAAATACGTCAAGGGTATTATACAGACAAAATTCCGAGCGAAAGAGAATTGATGGAAATGTATTCCGTTAGTAGGAATACTGTAAGGGAAGCCATTTCAAACTTGGTAAATGAGGGCATTTTAGAAAAAATACATGGAAAAGGAACATTTATTTCGTTGAGGCAGGTTCAAGAATGGCTGAAAATGACGAGTTTTACAGAAACTATTAAAACAAAAGGGATAAAATTGCTGGATCAAGGCATTATTTCTACCCCGGATAATATCAGTAATGCACACGGCTTTGATGACAGGTGTTTTTATGTTAAAAGATTGCGATTAGAGGGCAATATTCCTATTGCTATTGAAACTCATTATTATCCTTTGGAACTTGGCCAAAAATTATCCCAATATGACTTGAATAAAGTGATTCTATATGATGCTCTTGAACAAGATTTAAAGGTAGTGTTTTGGGAAGCAGAGCAGATTATTACATGTGAACATCCGTCAGAGGAGGAGGCAGAGCAATTAGATATCCCACAATCTATGTGTTTGTTAGTTAATGAACGAATGATCTCGGATCCGGAAGGAAATTTAGTTGAGTATTATAAAGGACTGTTTCGTTCTGATATGTATTCTTTTGCTATGAAAATGTCAAGGTAA